TTGTTTCAGCGGCTCGCCGGGAAGGTGAGCGAAACGGTCGATCTGGACCGCTTATGGGAACTGGCAAGCGCCGCCCCCAGCCTGCAGCCGCCAGGCCACGCGCTGTTCCCGCGGGAGCAGGCGGCCCCGCGCGTGCGGATCGGTGTCGCCCGCGATTCGGCGTTTAACTTCTACTACCCCGAGAACCTGGAACTGCTGGCCGCTCACGGGGCGCAGCTGGTCTATTTTTCGCCGCTTGCCGATGAGCGGTTACCGGACGATCTTGACGGGTTGTATATCGGTGGCGGATTTCCGGAAGAGTTTGCGGCACAGTTGTCGGCACAACAAGCATTGATCGAAGCCATACGCCGGGCGCATGCGGCCGGCATGCCGATCTACGCGGAATGCGGGGGACTGATGTTTCTCTGCCGGAGCCTGACTGACCGGCAGGGGCGTGAATATCCGATGGTCGGACTGGTTCCCGCGAACGTCAGGATGCAAGGGCGGCTGGCGGCGCTCGGATACCGGGAGGCGGTTGCAGCCATCGATCACCTTTTGTTGCCGGAAGGAGAGGCGGCGAAAGGACATGAGTTCCATTATTCCGTTCTCACGCCGGAGATCGATCCGTACCCATGGGCGTGGCGTTTGTCCGGCCGCTCAGGGGAGACCCCGGAAGGATACGCCGACGGAAATCTGCTCGCCAGCTACACTCATTTGCATTTTGGGTCGAATTTGCGAATCGTTCAT
This genomic window from Effusibacillus pohliae DSM 22757 contains:
- a CDS encoding cobyrinate a,c-diamide synthase — translated: MNRIPRLVVAGTGSGAGKTTLTVGLMAAFQNRGLQVQGYKVGPDYIDPSYHTAVTGRPSRNLDSWMLTHDAMRECFWRGAAGADLAIIEGVMGLYDGKSPIGDRGSTAEVAKLLDAPVLLVLNAHAMARSAAAVVLGFQKLDPAVRIAGVIANKVGSKGHFEIVKAAIEQECGIPCLGYLERDDALTMPERHLGLIPAVERGELSGLFQRLAGKVSETVDLDRLWELASAAPSLQPPGHALFPREQAAPRVRIGVARDSAFNFYYPENLELLAAHGAQLVYFSPLADERLPDDLDGLYIGGGFPEEFAAQLSAQQALIEAIRRAHAAGMPIYAECGGLMFLCRSLTDRQGREYPMVGLVPANVRMQGRLAALGYREAVAAIDHLLLPEGEAAKGHEFHYSVLTPEIDPYPWAWRLSGRSGETPEGYADGNLLASYTHLHFGSNLRIVHSLLARCEQFRARRQKRE